Proteins found in one Terriglobia bacterium genomic segment:
- the aroF gene encoding 3-deoxy-7-phosphoheptulonate synthase, producing the protein MRVESDTRIVGIGGARFGGQRFALIAGPCAVESREQLLSVARRLREDGAHVLRGGVFKMRTDPKTFQGLGTEALELIDDAREATGLPFLVEVASPDHIGLLMDHVDAFQVGSRNMHNSYLLKELGATRKPVLLKRGFAATLREWLLAAEYVSGAGNESIVLCERGIRTFGTETRNTLDLAGAVWARQHSSFPVIVDPSHATGRPELIGPMCLASAAAGLDGLMVEVHPSPTGGRVDGFQALTPEGFRAIVRELGPVLAAVGRAP; encoded by the coding sequence ATGAGGGTCGAGTCGGACACGAGGATCGTCGGGATCGGCGGAGCGCGCTTCGGCGGCCAGCGCTTCGCGCTGATCGCGGGTCCGTGCGCGGTCGAGTCGCGCGAGCAGCTCCTCTCGGTCGCGCGGCGCCTGCGTGAGGACGGGGCCCACGTCCTGCGGGGCGGCGTCTTCAAGATGCGCACCGACCCCAAGACCTTTCAGGGGCTCGGAACCGAAGCCCTCGAGCTGATCGACGACGCGCGGGAGGCGACCGGCCTCCCGTTCTTGGTGGAGGTGGCGTCGCCCGATCACATCGGGCTGCTCATGGACCACGTCGACGCGTTCCAGGTCGGCTCGCGCAACATGCACAACTCCTACCTGCTCAAGGAGCTCGGGGCGACGCGGAAGCCGGTCCTCCTGAAGCGCGGCTTCGCCGCGACCTTGAGGGAGTGGCTGCTCGCCGCGGAGTACGTCTCGGGCGCCGGGAACGAGTCGATCGTCCTGTGCGAGCGAGGGATCAGGACCTTCGGGACCGAGACGCGTAACACCCTCGACCTCGCCGGGGCCGTCTGGGCGCGGCAGCACTCGAGCTTCCCCGTCATCGTCGATCCGTCGCACGCGACGGGGCGCCCCGAGCTGATCGGTCCGATGTGCCTCGCGTCCGCCGCGGCGGGTCTCGACGGGCTCATGGTCGAGGTCCACCCGTCGCCCACCGGCGGGCGCGTCGACGGCTTCCAGGCGCTGACCCCCGAGGGGTTCCGCGCGATCGTGCGGGAGCTCGGGCCGGTGCTCGCGGCGGTCGGACGCGCGCCGTAG